The sequence below is a genomic window from Pirellulales bacterium.
TGCGTCCAGCCTCAATGAGCTGAATAATTCTCGTAAAATCTTCCGGCAGGGCGTTGCGGGAACAAAGCAGCGTCCCTTCCGATTTGTGAAACATCGCATGGCGGAATGTCACTTCCTCGCCGGTGAGCCCAACGAAAATCAAGCGGCCTCCTTGAGCAATATAGCCAAACGCTTGCG
It includes:
- a CDS encoding L-iditol 2-dehydrogenase, which translates into the protein QAFGYIAQGGRLIFVGLTGEEVTFRHAMFHKSEGTLLCSRNALPEDFTRIIQLIEAGRIDTRPWITHRTGFDELPDVFSSYTLPETGVIKAMFNLDNQH